Part of the Mytilus edulis chromosome 9, xbMytEdul2.2, whole genome shotgun sequence genome, tagtGTTTGTTTTGTAAGAACTTGAGCACacttccctaatgacagcagtactgattgtcaattatgagaatttagtCTGCCGAACAAATCGTGCAGTATAGTATTAtaattttccaaccactcgcgcaatattggaatggaagtgacgatgtccctaaacgcacaaatgatgttcactaaaaccagagatgttgacggaaatgcatcaaactcgaaagttgtctagtTCAAACTATTTCTCGCTTTTTTGTTGTAGCAAATAAAGCAGTTgagacaaataaaaacaatttctaACACACTGAGTCCAAATTTTTCAAGCAATTTCTTATACAAATCTAAGATATTATAGCTCAgttttgaacaaaaaaataattaaagggagataaatcttgTATATCATACGCAGATGCAGCTATCATGGACACCTCTTGTATATAGTTATTGTTTGGTTTATACATATGTTATCTGGTCAATGCTTTACAAAGCCGGTCATAAAATTTAACGACCTCATTCAGTCAAATCAGACGTTAGAGTGTTTTTATTTAAACACAGACTAACAGACTCTACGTCTTTATAAccaaaataaaattgggaatctgtgttgtgattttaatttttaggaaaaaaacaaGTATTCACCATGAAGCATACGAACAAGAAGACTTATAAAAGTTAATAAGTGAAAAGAAACATAAAGaattataataaacatatatattcgcaGTACAATTGTGTGACGATGTACACATTttagtaaaacaataaaaaaatcatgtaaacaCGCGGAAGTTTAGTACATATATGTCAGTTATCTAGCCAATTTATGGCGTATCGTTACttttataaaaagattaaaaaataaagaaggaAGAGCAAAGAATCGATTTCATTTTCTATTAATTATTCCAAAAAATACGCGGTCGTTTGCATTATAACAGCATATTCTAACGCGTCTTTAACCAAAATCATGTTTAACTTCTCTTTCTCAAAATTTGCAACTTTTCGTTGTTTAAATATCGCGTATTGGTATTCAAATTTTGGTAGAAAATTCTTTAGCATTACCAAATCTTATGATTTGGTgttaaattatttactttgaagTCTAAGTCTTAGCACAATTGATAAATGAGGTATAATATGATTACTCGGTGGGTCATTATTTCCGACctaaattatattttcattttctaccataaaaatgacaatatttaaCTTAAACAGAGATAAACATCGTAAGAAGTTATGTCCACTTAAATGTACAAGTATACACTAGATAAAGGTCATGAGGGAAAGTTGTGGGCAGACGACAGGAACATAGCATTGTAGTCAGACAATGTTACACTTTATACAGGTAATTACGTACCTGTAATCTGTGACGTAAACTGGTGTTTTACCTTTCAAATAATACTTCAAATAATTACATGTTTATTGCAGAAAAAACTTTTCGTGATGAGGGATGTTTTTTATGCGGAACATAACATAACTTTATATTTCGATTTCATTGTTTGAATACGGCGGAATTTTATATTTGTGAGGTAATAATTTTAAATCGACAATTAAATAATAAAGCAAGGTTAGTATGTCAATTATATTTGTCACGGTAACATTAACTTTAAATTTTATACCAATTAAGGTACTGtacatattctatatataaaaatacaacaatatacGAAGAAATGACTGGAGTCTGACATTCTGCTGTGCACAATACTAtcaatatataaaagtttaaatgatATTTCCACAATAGAGTAAAGTGGTCAAAAATTGCTGAATAAGGACCTAGAAAACTAAAGCATTATAGAAACAAATTGATTAAGAACATAAGGAATAGAGAAAAATTACCaagaaattaaattaaagaaTAAATAATATGTCGttgctaaaaaatataaaagaataaagagatgtgagctaaaaaaaatatagaatacagAGATAAAGGTCCCTAAATCCAGACTCTCATAaataagtgtgtttttttttcttgaaccCCGTATGTATGTATAAGACAATAGTTGAAACATATCCTATTATTGCATATGACATATGACAAATGAATTAGACACGTCATGTTTTACAAATTAGTAACGTCTTCTCTCCAAAATATACATCAATAATAAGAGAAAGGAACATTACCTAATCTGACATTAACCAACTATTTATAATAACGTGGGTCCATGTAGTTCAATACATAACGAATTTATCAATCTGAAGACATTTAATGGCCCTAAATTGTTGTAAACTTTTCCACTAGAATTACCTCTGACACCATGTAAATTTAGACAAAGTGCAAAAATATATGCAAGTCTTTAAAATGAGCGACCTTGTAGATTTACAGAAATTACTTTTATAAACatgattatttcaaaattctcTTTGACgttcttcttttaattttttgaCATGACATGATATATATGTGCACCAGCCTTGCTGTATAATACTTTTTGTTACTGCCATTCAAAAAAAACAATACGTTGTTGCAATGAAATAAGGatgtttattatgtttataaacatgGCGTAATACGAACtgagagatatatatataatatatgaaagTCTGTAATATAAGGTTGATATATCATGCATCCCTAAAATCTGtgataaaaaataatgataatattgtTGAAGTAataatatatagagattaatacatggccttttccatatcagcctgggtatcatcccgagacccccatatcagcccgagacggagtcgaggtgctgatatgggtcgagggatgatacccaggctgatatggaaaaggccatgtattaatcgctttatcatatacttccgactatagttttatgtaaggcaaataaacaaatgcaataactaaaacagtcaaaaactttataaagaagtgaAATAATTAATCCAACAAATACAAGTtataattgtccaacaacagcatcactacctccatataTATTTATTGTGACATTTCCTAtggaggcattttgaaacatttggAATTTTGAGGATGGAAGCATAGAAGtatttacagttttatcaatATGGTCATTTTTACTACATGTTGTACTAGATTCATAAATAATCAATGGCTTGTAGATCCATATCAGCTAGTATTAAATTATCATCATTTGGAAAATCAATATCACTAGATTTAATCATTTTTACAGTCTGTTTTTCCATTACAGCAGGTTCTGTACACACAGAATGAGATTTACCACCAGATCCAATATCTGACAATATGTTAgacattttaatttgttgatcTAAAGATGCAGAACTGTAATCATTTATAGATGCTACATTTTTGTGTCCCGTTAACTGCATCACTGTTGTTGCCTCTACATGGGAGTGCAGCAATGATGTCACTGTTGTTTTTCTAGCTGAATGATTGACTTTTCTACCAGTTAATCCTCCTCTCTCTGACATAACTTTGACTAATTCACCTAGTTTATTCTTGCCCATTGGCTGCATACTGTACCATATATTTGTGTTTTCAGTGTCAAAATCATCATGACCCTTGTTGTGATAACGAGGAAGAATTGACAAATAAAATTTACTGTCTGGCTTTAATGATTCAGTAGGCCTTCTTTGAATATAAGTCTTGAATGTTTTCACAGGACATCTTGGattatctaaaaaatatataatgatgtaTATGAAAACACAATTACAATCTTGTCATTTTATAAGAGACAGAAAAAACAATCGGAATATCAATAACACAGTCATTCATAAATAAACGTCAAagttttttgcacattttttaaGTTGGTCTGTATTactcactatatatatatacatgtgtgaTATTTTCGTAGCGGAGTGAGTTTCATCTGTGTTTGATAAACAGATTATCTGATAGCTATATATATTCAGGAATTATATTTGGGTATTATCttgttatgaaatatacaaaatgatataattttctttttgtataatACTAagaataataaacatgataaaagtacttttttttaagaataattaCCTGCAATTGCAAACATTTTTGGAGCAAATGGTCTTGCACTTCCCTCTCCctttcttgtttttgtttggcGCTCAGTAAATTCAAGATACTGGACTCCTCCTGATGTTGCTTTCATCTCAATATCACCAAACATCATATCTTGATGTTCTTGGCGGCTTCTCATGCCAAAATGCATTGAATTATTTAGCCACACTGTATTAATCAAAGCATCTGGATTACCTGTCAAATAAAAGCATACATTGAAATAAAACCAGTAATTAAAACATCATTTCATTAGGGAAATATGTGTATGCATGTATCTCGATATCAATGACATGCATTAAATTATGTTCGATTAttaactgtacatgtacattgtacggggcgccgaatgggactcttgtggttttgtacaaaattcaattctgtcataacaaaatcatttttgtcttacaaaactatgtgctacagacttgttttgtgagaacttcaattttgtgatgacaaaattcatttgtgttgacaaaattcatttttgtgatgacaaaattcatttttgtcatgacaaaattcatttttgtcatgacaaaattcatttttgtagacaaaattcatatttgtcatgacaaaaatcaattttgtcttaaaggtacaaaattgacttttgttacctgatatagaaattaaatcacaaaagtcaattgtgtacggtaagattcaattttgtgagacaaaattgacttttgtgaaacaaaattaacttttgtgagacaatattgacttttgtgagacaaaattggcttttgtgagacaaaattaacttttgtgagacaaaattgacttttgtgagacaaaattgacttttgtgagacgaTATAAAAACGTTGAACATAAGTGATATGAACCTCCGAAGTCTTATATAATAGCACTACGGTAAatagaataattgaaattcagTTAATTGAGTGTGGGAGGCTATTTTAATCCACTTTAAGAGTGTGCATTatataatgttacaatgtaacaaaccTATCAAACACACCGTGAAAAGTAACATTATCTCCCCTGGAAatgcttagggagctaccatttgatttttatgggggggggggggggggtggctagGATTTTTTCTCtcagcttatcctgacttttttacaacaattgtcatcctgcctttttttttgccaagttactcatcctgccttttttttactcaaaatcctgtcctgccttttttttcaaatttcatcctagcccccccccccccctagcctaggatgaaaaattgtgtcctgcctttttatttttcagtctattcggtcctgccttttttttttcttagcttatcctgacttttttacaacaattgtcaccctgcctttttttttttgccaagttactcatcctgccttgtttttactcaaaatcctgtcctgcctttttttcaaatttcatcctagctcgTCTAATTCCTAACTGATTCCTTTAATTGTACCTTTCTTGACGACACCCATCGTTGTAGCGTCTACCATTGGAGATAGCGAAATTACATGATTTGACAGGAGAGCGAAATAAACAAGGGGGCAATTTTATCGAACCGCATTCCGGACTGTAAACAAATCTACCGAATAACAAAAAAAGTAATGACTATTTATATCTCGTCTGATCAACCGTCCTGTCACTATCCGGGCAATCGTCCTGTCATTAGTGCTTCGATCCCGATTTTCTTCACGCTAAGTCGAGCAAATTGTAAACATTTCAACGTCTTCCACGAATCTTATCACGTTATTATAAGATCaatctgatttattttattagaatTAAAATATTACCAAATAGCGTGAACTTATCACGTGATTTTAAAATCAATCTggattattttatcaaaattaaaatattaccaAATATGGTAGTCTTTTCACGTGATTATAAGATcaatctggatttttttttatcaaaattaaaatattaccaAATATGGTGATCCTATTTTGCCAACATTCCAAGAAAGGCTCACACTAAATGGTATATAAAGAGCTGTTTCGTATATacaaattgtaaaacatattccTATTCTCAAGCTGTAAGTATTATGAAAGTATTAGAATATAAGAACACTTTATGCATACGCAAAGATTATATTCAGTGTAATTCATTTTTacgttttaaacatttattaaatagCTTTAAAATGTATCCGAACTAGTTCAAACTGTTCAACTGTAAGTTTATCTCAGTGCTGATTTTTTTTCCGTCTGAATTAAATGTAATCCTGGCACGTATTGTTGTCATTTAAGCTGTATTTTTAACATTGAAATATACCCGGGAGGTTTTGTAAGCAATAGAATAAGGTTCAACCCTTCATGTTTTCTAATAATGTTCTGTTACAagtcagaaattttgcaattgttACTTACAGTGTGTTTTTGTTTCTAGTTAAGTGTTTCTTGTGttccgtttttttttcttatagttgatttgtttacctcggttttatattttttactagGATTTGATTTTGCTTAATCAACTTTATTATTATTGAAGAGTGATATACAATGTTGTCGTTTATTTACTTACTCAAGATAATAATATCAAATGCCGTTCGATACAATTGCAATATTTAAAACGATCAAACTTAAAGTGATGTATTTTATTGTTGCTGTTGTTCAATGACTGAATTTACAAAAATCGTATCAGAGAGATTATCCGATTTTTTCAGtttcaataaaattgataaataatttaTGGTCCATGTCAGTTGTATAGTGATATGTTGTGAAAGGACCAAGAATCACAATAGGAAAAAAACTCAAGCCTTTGTTTCTTAGTTAAACATTACAGTACTGCCTAGAAAATATTCTACAGAAAATGATAACTTTACCAAATATTTTAGACAAATTTTCTATCGACAATTAattaaattataagtgaaagtgactttattttgaattaaaatcataatcaaaatattccATTATTAGCCTAGCTAGCAGCTAGTGGCCCTTGCCTAATTCATCAGTGTATTGTATTTTATAGAAAGTAaaccttttgagaaaaaaatgggGATGCTTCTTTTCAGATTTTCTTCAAGTTGCCGTATAAGGTgctttacatatttataaacaatgtATTGCATATTCTACCtgaataattgaaaatttatCTCTAAAATGAAATGAATGTTGCTGGGACAAATCTTGTGCATTTTACTTAATGATCAATGATGATTTAATTTTACAAGAATTTAGATTGAACAAATTCAATTTGTGTAAGAACACATCTCAGTCTATGAAATTTCTTGTTTGACATAGATAAGCTATATTTTGCTCTTGTTAATGTAGCTTACTAATTTAAGAGATACTTAAACGGGCTTTTActtataaaaacattaaatatagacTGAACTGACCTCATTTCCTTTTTCATAGTTTTTTCCTTCAGAAAATTTTCGttgcaatgcattttctatttctattttttgacCTTTTGTCCAACCATAGCTTTTCTATCATTTATTTCTAATATATGTTCCCAGTTAAATGAAATTTTCTAAGACGTATAGTTTCAAACGCTATAAAAAGAACTgtgtttgttgtttcacttttccaatACTATGCACTTGACtttgacacatattttgttagcGTTATCAGTCGGAAAGCAAAATCTTAGAAACGACCGTTGTTGCTCCTTTTTAAGACTACAATGGGACTGATATTTAAACCCGCCATTCTGAAATTGCGTTAATTTCGGAGAAAAAATCATTTGGCGCCAATTTGGATTGTTCActtttttctgtttcttactagctattcaaaaattattttttttcgattttttaagTATCATGGTTCATattattaaacatgttgaaagacttaaacatgttaaattggcCATTTTTACCAAGTACGTAACGCCGTTGATCTTCGTTTATAAATTATGCGAAATTGTCGGTTATTCAAGAATAATTTAAATTTGGATgcaacgcgtcttctgattgactgacgttattttgttatcagacaTAATGATAGCCAAAATGTAGTCACATGACCGTGAAGACATCAACATTTTTTTCGTGGTTTTCTACGATTtcaaatggaatttagaattgaatcataagaaatatttgtaatattttttctgtctattcgaaatagcATAAAAATGTAATGTGCACTGTTAAATAACCGGCttcgcgcgttattcagtgtgcacacAATTGGTTATGTTATTTCTTCGTAGGAAGAAAAGATATTACGgtcattctttaaatattttgactacCCCTTGTATTAATGTAGTAGA contains:
- the LOC139489813 gene encoding uncharacterized protein KIAA1958-like, whose amino-acid sequence is MHFGMRSRQEHQDMMFGDIEMKATSGGVQYLEFTERQTKTRKGEGSARPFAPKMFAIADNPRCPVKTFKTYIQRRPTESLKPDSKFYLSILPRYHNKGHDDFDTENTNIWYSMQPMGKNKLGELVKVMSERGGLTGRKVNHSARKTTVTSLLHSHVEATTVMQLTGHKNVASINDYSSASLDQQIKMSNILSDIGSGGKSHSVCTEPAVMEKQTVKMIKSSDIDFPNDDNLILADMDLQAIDYL